One Dialister invisus DSM 15470 genomic region harbors:
- the rpsD gene encoding 30S ribosomal protein S4, with protein sequence MATNKNLRFKTSRRFGMNIYGHPKALKRQPAETRQKKMSEYGLQLAEKQKVKALYNLLERQFYRYYDKARRMSGVVGENLLSLLETRLDNLVYRAGFARSIRQARQMVSHGLIAVDGKKVDIPSYPVRPGQVITLKEAYRTNEMFKQAFLELKSFDLPYVEKSFDNWSATLVRTPLREELPYKDEVNETLIVELYSK encoded by the coding sequence ATGGCAACAAACAAGAATCTCCGTTTTAAGACCAGCAGACGTTTTGGCATGAACATTTACGGCCATCCGAAAGCGTTAAAACGGCAGCCCGCTGAAACCCGTCAGAAGAAGATGTCTGAATACGGTCTCCAGCTCGCAGAAAAACAAAAAGTTAAAGCGCTGTACAACTTATTGGAAAGACAGTTCTACCGCTATTATGATAAAGCGAGAAGAATGTCCGGCGTCGTTGGTGAAAACCTGCTGTCCCTGCTCGAAACAAGACTGGACAACCTGGTATACCGCGCAGGCTTCGCTCGCTCCATCCGCCAGGCGCGCCAGATGGTCAGCCACGGTCTCATCGCCGTTGACGGAAAGAAAGTAGATATCCCGTCCTATCCGGTACGTCCGGGACAGGTGATTACCCTGAAAGAAGCCTACAGAACCAATGAAATGTTCAAACAGGCTTTCCTCGAACTGAAGTCTTTCGACCTTCCCTATGTAGAAAAGAGCTTCGACAACTGGTCCGCGACACTCGTCCGCACACCGCTGCGTGAAGAACTCCCCTACAAAGATGAAGTCAACGAAACGCTCATCGTCGAATTGTACTCAAAATAA
- a CDS encoding DUF1638 domain-containing protein, whose protein sequence is MNTIIFACSTLRKELLAAMKENNNHTPIFFLPREVHTDPKFLHTYVQDKIDRFCQVDRIVICTSGCGGGTIGLTATTAEIVIPRTRDCLDILLSGNSLSTLERNYEGVFFTDSWLDFTRNSPLDLDKLEAERGKEGAAKFIKKLYGRINQFYIIDTGCYDLTPVRKYVRRMAHILNGTVEEIQGQYGILKKIAKNQFDEDFLILRKGDTVPHGFTFPVSTK, encoded by the coding sequence ATGAATACAATCATCTTCGCCTGCTCTACATTAAGAAAAGAGCTGCTTGCCGCCATGAAAGAGAATAACAATCACACCCCTATTTTCTTTCTTCCAAGAGAAGTCCATACAGACCCCAAGTTCCTCCACACTTATGTACAGGATAAGATCGACCGTTTCTGTCAGGTAGATCGCATCGTCATCTGCACATCAGGATGCGGCGGCGGTACAATAGGACTCACAGCAACTACGGCGGAAATTGTGATTCCACGGACACGGGACTGCCTGGATATTCTTCTTTCCGGCAACTCTCTCTCCACGCTGGAAAGAAATTACGAAGGCGTTTTCTTTACCGACAGCTGGCTGGACTTTACCCGTAATTCTCCCCTTGACCTGGATAAACTGGAAGCGGAACGGGGCAAAGAAGGCGCTGCGAAATTTATAAAAAAACTGTACGGCCGCATCAATCAGTTCTACATTATCGACACCGGCTGTTATGATCTTACCCCAGTCCGGAAATATGTCCGGCGAATGGCACACATATTAAACGGGACCGTGGAAGAAATACAAGGGCAATACGGTATTCTGAAAAAAATTGCCAAAAATCAGTTTGATGAAGATT